From a single Herbiconiux sp. SALV-R1 genomic region:
- a CDS encoding PadR family transcriptional regulator translates to MSGSFGSSGFGTGAFSGGSGSQTDGLWRAMEQLRERFENKVGSRMGRGDVRAAVLALLAEKPMHGYQIIHEIEERSGGNWKPSAGSVYPTLQLLADEGLIAAEESNGRKTYALTEAGRATVAETEGTEPWGASGDSSGTGSGSGSDGWRNPFGTGGRGDLRGALPKAGFELAQAAAQVGRTGSPEQVKQAVAELEDARKRLYAILAQD, encoded by the coding sequence ATGAGTGGTTCGTTCGGGTCGAGCGGTTTCGGGACGGGCGCGTTCAGTGGTGGGTCCGGTTCGCAGACCGACGGGCTGTGGCGCGCGATGGAGCAGCTCCGCGAGCGCTTCGAGAACAAGGTGGGCTCCCGCATGGGCCGCGGCGACGTGCGCGCTGCCGTGCTGGCGCTGCTCGCCGAGAAGCCCATGCACGGGTACCAGATCATCCACGAGATCGAGGAGCGCAGCGGCGGCAACTGGAAGCCCAGCGCCGGGTCGGTCTACCCCACCCTGCAGCTCCTCGCCGACGAGGGGCTGATCGCCGCCGAGGAGTCGAACGGCCGCAAGACCTACGCGCTCACCGAGGCCGGCCGCGCCACCGTGGCCGAGACCGAGGGCACAGAGCCGTGGGGCGCATCCGGCGACTCGTCGGGCACGGGCTCCGGCTCCGGGTCCGACGGCTGGCGCAACCCGTTCGGCACCGGCGGTCGCGGTGACCTCCGCGGCGCGCTGCCCAAGGCCGGGTTCGAGCTGGCCCAGGCGGCCGCGCAGGTGGGCCGCACCGGCAGCCCCGAGCAGGTGAAGCAGGCGGTCGCCGAGCTCGAGGATGCGCGCAAGCGGCTGTACGCCATCCTCGCTCAGGACTGA